Proteins encoded by one window of Ictidomys tridecemlineatus isolate mIctTri1 chromosome 7, mIctTri1.hap1, whole genome shotgun sequence:
- the Ncl gene encoding nucleolin, with the protein MVKLAKAGKNQGDPKKMAPPPKEVEEDSEDEESSDEEDDSSGEEVVVPQKKGKKAATTAPVKKVVVSLTKKAVASPAKKAAVTSGKKAAAIPAKKTVKPAKAVAASGKKGATPCKALAAAPGKKGAVAPAKGAKNGKNAKKEDSDDEEGDSEDDEDDEEDEDDEEEDEFEPEVMKAAAAAASEDEDDEDDDEEEDDDEEDDEEDDEEEDDSEEEEPMEITPAKGKKAAPKAEPVKHKGMAEEDEDEEEEDEDDEDEDEEDEEEDEEDDEEEEEEEEEPVKEAPGKRKKEMAKQKAAPEAKKQKVEGTEPTTSFNLFVGNLNSNKSALELKIGISELFAKNDLAAVDVRIGTTRKFGYVDFESAEDLEKALELTGLKLFGNEIKLEKPKGKDSKKDRDARTLLAKNLPYKVTQDELKEVFEDAMEIRLVSKDGKSKGIAYIEFKTEADAEKTFEEKQGTEIDGRSVSLYYTGEKGQNQDYRGGKNNTWSGESKTLVLSNLSYNATEETLQEVFEKATFIKVPQNQNGKSKGYAFIEFASFEDAKEALNSCNKREIEGRAIRLELQGPRGSPNARSQPSKTLFVKGLSEDTTEETLKESFDGSVRARIVTDRETGSSKGFGFVDFNSEEDAKAAKEAMEDGEIDGNKVTLDWAKPKGEGGFGGRGGGRGGFGGRGGGRGGRGGFGGRGRGGFGGRGGFRGGRGGGGDHKPQGKKTKFE; encoded by the exons ATGGTGAAGCTCGCAAAG GCTGGTAAAAATCAAGGTGACCCTAAGAAAATGGCTCCTCCCCCAAAGGAGGTAGAAGAAGATAGTGAAGATGAGGAATCTTCAGATGAAGAAGATGACAGCAGTGGAGAAGAG gtTGTCGTCCCTCAGAAAAAAGGCAAGAAGGCGGCTACCACAGCACCAGTAAAGAAGGTGGTGGTTTCCCTGACAAAAAAGGCAGTTGCCTCACCTGCCAAGAAAGCAGCTGTCACCTCAGGCAAAAAGGCAGCAGCCATTCCAGCCAAGAAGACAGTTAAACCAGCCAAAGCAGTTGCAGCATCTGGCAAGAAGGGAGCCACTCCTTGCAAAGCATTGGCAGCAGCCCCTGGTAAGAAGGGAGCTGTTGCCCCAGCCAAGGGGGCAAAAAATGGCAAGAATGCCAAGAAGGAAGACAGTGATGATGAGGAGGGTGACAGTGAGGATGATGAAGACGATGAGGAGGATGAAGATGACGAGGAAGAGGATGAATTTGAACCAGAAGTCAtgaaagcagcagcagctgctgcctcAGAGGACGAGGATGATGAGGATGATGACGAGGAGGAGGATGATGATGAAGAGGATGATGAGGAGGATGACGAGGAGGAAGATG ACTCTGAAGAAGAAGAACCTATGGAGATCACACCAGCCAAAGGAAAGAAAGCTGCTCCAAAAGCCGAACCAGTGAAACACAAGGGCATGGCTGAGGAGGAcgaggatgaggaagaggaggatgaagaTGATGAGGATGAGGAcgaggaggatgaagaggaggatgaagaggatgacgaagaggaggaggaggaggaagaag AGCCTGTCAAAGAAGCACCCGGAAAACGAAAGAAGGAAATGGCCAAACAGAAGGCAGCCCCtgaagcaaagaaacaaaaagtagaag GCACAGAACCAACTACATCTTTTAATCTCTTCGTTGGAAACCTGAATTCTAACAAATCTGCCCTTGAACTAAAAATTGGTATCAGTGAACTTTTTGCGAAAAATGATCTGGCTGCTGTGGATGTCAGAATTGGAACAACTAG GAAGTTTGGCTATGTGGATTTTGAATCTGCTGAAGATCTGGAAAAAGCCTTGGAACTCACTGGTTTAAAACTTTTTGGCAATGAAATTAAACTAGAGAAACCCAAAGGAAAAGACAGTAAGAAAG atcGAGATGCAAGAACACTTTTGGCCAAAAACCTCCCCTACAAAGTCACTCAGGATGAATTAAAAGAAGTGTTTGAAGATGCCATGGAGATCAGATTAGTCAGCAAGGATGGGAAGAGTAAAGG GATTGCTTATATTGAATTTAAGACAGAAGCTGATGCAGAGAAAACCTTTGAAGAAAAGCAGGGAACAGAAATTGATGGTCGATCTGTATCCCTCTACTACACTGGAGAGAAAGGTCAAAATCAAGACTACAGAGGTGGAAAGAATAACACTTGGAGTG GTGAATCAAAAACTCTGGTTTTAAGCAACCTTTCTTACAATGCGACAGAAGAAACTCTTCAGGAAGTATTTGAGAAGGCAACTTTTATCAAAGTGCCCCAGAACCAAAATGGCAAATCTAAAGG GTATGCATTTATAGAGTTTGCTTCATTTGAAGATGCAAAAGAAGCTTTAAATTCCTGTAATAAAAGGGAAATTGAGGGGAGAGCAATCAGGCTGGAGTTGCAAGGACCCAGGGGATCACCTAATGCAAGAAGCC AGCCATCAAAAACTCTGTTTGTCAAAGGCCTGTCTGAAGATACCACCGAAGAAACCTTAAAAGAATCATTTGACGGTTCTGTGCGTGCAAGGATAGTCACTGACCGGGAAACTGGATCCTCCAAAGG GTTTGGTTTTGTAGACTTCAACAGTGAAGAAGATGCCAAAGCTGCCAAAGAGGCCATGGAAGATGGTGAAATTGATGGAAACAAAGTTACCTTGGACTGGGCCAAGCCTAAAGGGGAAGGTGGCTTTGGGGGTCgtggtggaggcagaggaggcTTTGGAGGCCGAGGTGGTGGCCGAGGAGGCAGAGGTGGATTCGGCGGCAGAGGCCGGGGAGGCTTTGGAG GGCGAGGAGGCTTCCGAGGaggcagagggggaggaggagaccaCAAGCCACAAGGAAAGAAGACGAAGTTTGAATAG